One segment of Aquimarina sp. BL5 DNA contains the following:
- a CDS encoding GTP cyclohydrolase gives MIVKLAETNLKTKFGEYREILFYDGQKESFALVMGDVKDEENVLCRVHSSCIFAHHFNSIECDCREQMEISQQLIQKEGKGIIIWLDQEGKSNGHLALLKSITYKNKGFSQAEAYEAAGFKKDARDFSPAAKILNELGTISIRMLTNNPKKVNTLSELGIKVIGTQPTVL, from the coding sequence ATGATAGTTAAACTAGCCGAAACTAATCTAAAAACCAAGTTTGGTGAGTATCGTGAAATTCTGTTTTACGATGGTCAGAAAGAATCCTTTGCACTGGTTATGGGCGATGTAAAAGATGAAGAAAATGTATTATGTAGAGTACACTCCTCTTGCATTTTCGCTCATCATTTTAATAGTATAGAATGTGACTGCAGGGAGCAAATGGAAATCTCACAACAACTTATACAAAAAGAAGGTAAAGGAATTATTATTTGGTTAGATCAGGAAGGCAAGTCTAATGGACATCTTGCTTTGCTTAAAAGTATTACATATAAAAACAAAGGATTCTCGCAAGCGGAAGCTTATGAAGCGGCTGGTTTTAAAAAAGATGCTAGAGACTTTTCTCCGGCCGCAAAAATTTTAAATGAATTAGGAACAATATCTATTAGAATGCTAACTAATAACCCTAAGAAAGTAAATACTTTAAGCGAACTGGGGATTAAAGTTATTGGTACACAACCAACAGTTTTATGA